TGTGGGTTCGGGTGGTGTGGGGCCGAGTGGTGCGGGCTCGGGTGGTGTGGGTTCGGGTGGTGTGGGTCCGGGTGGTGTGGGTCTGGACGGGGTGAGCCCGGGTGGTGCGGGCTCGCGTGGTGCGGGCTCGGGTGGTGTGGCGCCGGGTGGTGCGGGCCTGGATGGCGTGGGCTCGGGTGGTGTGGGTCCGGGCGGCGCGGGTTTGGACGGTGGGGGGTCGGGCGGTGCGGCCTGTAAGGGGGGCGGGCCGTGCCAGGGGGGCGGGGGCTGCAGGCCGGGCGAGTCATGCCAGGGCGACAGCCATGAGTGCATCGGCGGTGGAGCCTGCCACGGTGACAGCCACGGGTGCACCGGCACCATGGCATGCCCCGACGACAGCCACGCCTGCAGGCACCCCGGCGACCGGCAGGGCAACGGTACCGACGGATGCGACCCGGGCACCTCGGAGCACCCGCCGCCCGCGGAGCACGGAGTCGAGGCCGGCGGCGGAGGCAGTTTCACCGACTCGGTCCCCGCCCTCGCGGCCGGAGCCGCCTGCATGGCCGCGGCCTGCGGCGGAGCCGGTTACCGGCTCTACGGCCGCCGGCGCGCCACGGGAGGCCGGCCCACGGACATGTGACCGGGCAACGCAGGCCACTCCCATGACGGGCCGCCCGGTGGGTACACACCCTCACGAGAACACCGGCAGCCGGACCCCACACCAACCGACACCACAGGCCACGCCCCCCGTCAGGAACACACACCACACAGCAGCCCACGACAACACAGCCCGCCCCGGCCGACCCGGCCCGGACCGGCGGCACCCGGCACCAGGACTGCGGAGGCGGACATGCGGCGGACGGACCCCGAGGGCCACGGCCCGGTCCGCTACGGCCCACCCCTGCCCGACGACGGCCTCCCCGTACTCCCCGACCTCACCGCCGTGCTCTCCGCCGCGGCGAGCCGCGGCGGCGCCCAGCCCGTCGGCGGCGCCCCCGCCCTCCTCGAAGCGGCCTGCGGCTACTGGACCCGGCGCGGACTGCCCACCGTCCCCGACCACGTGGCCGCCGGCCCCGGCGCCCCCGCGCTGCTGCTCGCCGTCACCGCCGCGCTCGCCGGCGACGGCGCCGACGTCCTCGTCCCCCGCCCCTGTGCCGCCTGGTGGGCGCCGTACGCCCGGCTGCTCGGCCGGCCCGTCTTCCACGTGCCCACTCCCGCCGAGAGCGGCGGCGTGCCCGACCCCTACGCCCTGCTGGAGACCGTCCGCCGGGTCCGCGCCGAGGGCGGCGAACCCCGGCTGCTCGTGCTCTCCGTCGCCGACGACCCCACCGCCACCGTCGCCCCGCCCGAACTGCTGCACGAGACCGTCGAGGCCGCCACGGCCGAAGGCCTCCACCTGGTCAGCGACGAGACCTGGCGCGACACCCTGCACCACCCGCACGACACCGTCCTGCTCAGCCCCGCCGAGATGCGCCCCGACCAGGTCACCGTCGTCACCGACCTCGCCGGATCCCTGCTGCCCCCCGGCTGGCCCGCCGCCGTCGCCCGCTTCCCGGCCACCGATCCCGGACGACACCTCCACGCGCGCGTGCTCGACATCCTCACCGCGCTCGGTGCCCGCATCGCCGCACCCGTCGCCGCGGCCGCCGGCTACGCCCTCGACGAACCCCCGCCCCTCACCGAGCGCCGCGAGGCCGCCGTACGGCTGCACGCGCGCGTGGCCGCCGCCGCACACGCCGCCGTCGTCGCCGCCGGCGGGCTCGTCCGCCCCCCGCAGGCCGGCCGCCACCTGTACGCCGACCTCGGCCCGCTGCGCGAACCCCTCGCCGCCCAAGGCGTCGGCGACGCACAGGAGTTGGAGGACCTGCTCACCGCCCGGCTCGGCATGCCCGCACCGGGCGGCCATCGCTTCGGCGACGACCTCGGGGCACTGCGCGTACGACTCGCCACGGGCCCCCTGCTCGGCGCAACGGACGAGGAACGCGCGGAATGCCTCACCTCACCCGCACCGTTGGAACTGCCACACGTGCAAGGCGCGTTGACCTCCTTGACGTCGGTCCTCGACGATCTCCGCGACGACGCTCAGCGATGGGAGCCTCCTCGATGACGCAGCAGACGCATGAGCCCGAGGCACACGAGCCAGAGACATATGAGCCTGCGACGTACGAGCCCGAGACCTACGAGCCCGAGACCTACGAGTCCGAGACCTACGAGCCCGGATCGGCAACGACCACCACGACCGCCACGACGACTTCGACGGCCACGACGACTGCGACGGCCACGTCGGCCACGGCCGCACCGACCCGCATCACCCTCGCCCCCGCCCCCTCGGCACCCCCTTTCCCGCCGCTGGCCGAGCCCCGTCCGCTCGGCGAACACCGCGTGTGGCCACGGACGTTCCACGACCGGCTCACCGCCCCGCTGCCCGGCCTCAAGGCCCTCGCCCGCTTCGCCCGCGAAGGCGCCGTACGCCCCGGTCCCGAAGGCCTCGCCGGCATCCCGCGGCTGCCCTGCGCACCCGCCCCGCTGCCCCGCGTCGACCCCCGGACCCTCGCCGTCACCTGGGCCGGACACGCCAGTTGGGTCGTCCGGATCGGCGGCCTGACCGTCCTGACCGACCCCGTCTGGTCCCGCCGCATCCTCGGCACCCCGGCCCGCATCACCCCCGTAGGCGTCCCCTGGGACACCCTGCCGCGCATCGACGCCGTCGTCATCAGCCACAACCACTACGACCACCTCGACGCCCCCACCCTGCGCCGACTCCCGCGGGACACCCCGGTGTTCGCACCGGCCGGCCTCGGCCGCTGGTTCCGCCGCCGCCGCTTCACCCATGTCACCGAGCTGGACTGGTGGGAGGGCGCCGAACTGCATCCAAGGGGCGGCGCCGCAGGCGCCCCGGCCGAGGGCGGTGGCGGGCGACGGGCGGGCGTCCGCTTCGACTTCGTCCCCGCCCACCACTGGTCCAAGCGCACCCTCACCGACACCTGTCACAGCCTCTGGGGCGGCTGGGTCCTCACCGACGCCGACGGCCAGCGCCTCTACTTCGCCGGCGACACCGGCTACGGCCACTGGTTCTCCCGCATCGGCCGCCGCTACCCCGGCATCGACCTCGCCCTCATGCCCATCGGCGCCTACGACCCCCGCTGGTGGCTCAGTGACGTCCACTGCGACCCCGAGGAAGCGGTCCAGGCCACCCTCGACGTAGGCGCCCGCCGTATGGCCCCCATGCACTGGGGCACCTTCATCCTCTCGGCAGAACCGGTCCTGGAGCCGCTCACGAGAGTGCGGGCGGCTTGGGAGAAGGCAGGACTGGAGGGGGAAGACCTGCTGGATCTTCCGGTCGGGGCCTCGAGAGTGCTGGAGCGGATTCCCTGAGGGGCGCGGGGAACTGCAACGGCGCTACCGAAGTCGCCGCACCACACTTGGCACGGTACAGCCCCAGCCAGTACAGCGCCGCATCCCCCAGGAACGCGGCGAGCGACGCCGTCACGAACACCAGAGCCGGCGAGAACGGCGCCGTCCGATGGAACGCCACCACCGCCGCCGAACTCACCAGCGCCCCGATCAGCATCAGGAGGAACAACGACGGGTAACCGAGCACCTGTTGCGTCGACTCCGGCGGTACGGTCGACGTGGAGGCGGCGGCGAGCGACGCCACGGAGGCCGGCCACTTCACCGGGCGACCTCCAGCCGCACACTCTCCCCGTGGCCCAGCTTGTGCACGGCCACCCCCGGCGCCGCCACGGCCACCAGCCGTACGAACTCGTCACCAGGCGCATGGAACTCGTGCGGACGCACCGCGTCCATCCCGACCGGCCAGTACGTCCCGTAGTGCACCGGCACCGCGGCCCGCGGCGCCAGCGCCCGCGCCGCCCGCTCCGCGTCCAGGTGCCCCGCCCTCCACCACGTAGCCGGGCGCGGGCGAACGGTGCGGTCGGTCCCACCGGCAGCCGCCGCCCGTCGTGCAACGCCGGAACCACCCGTACCAGCAGCTCACCGATGCGCAGCTGTCGCAGCCGGCGCAGTCCCGGTACCGCCCGTGGTGCGCCCAGGGGTACGAGCAGGCGCGTGCCCGGGGCGAGAACGGCCGGCGAGGCAGATGAAGATGGTCGGCGTGCAGATGCGAGACGAGGACCACGTCCGCGCGACGGGCCTCGGCCGGCGGCACGCCACCGCTGCGCCGTCGAAGACGGGCCAGCCGATGGGCGAACAGGGGATCGTTGAGCACCCGTGTGTTCGCGTCCCGCACCGTGCAGGTGGCGTGACCCCACCAGGTCATCTCCACCGGCACCCTCTTCGCCTCCTCCACGCGACTCCCCGAAGCCTGTGGGCAGGAGTAGGGTCTGCGACGAAACCCGGAGGTGAGGGGGACGCCATGGGACAGCTGCCGGGTTCCTCCGACGCGCCCACGACGGTGCGGGTCACCGCGATCGCCAGCCTGACGCCGCTGGAGGAACTGGAAGCGGACCCGTTCCTCGTCGACTCCCGCAGCCAGCACGCCATGTGCGCCCGCTGGGCCGCCGAACGCGGCTACGTCATCGCCCGGGAACTTCTCGTCGGCGGACTCCGCTTCGACCACGGCGCACTGTGGGACGGCGTCCGGCCCGGCGTGGACGTCTTCGTCGCCCCCAGCATGCGCGTGCTCCGGCGGGCCCTGTCCTCGGTGGAGGCGTTCACCGCCGAGTGCGCGCGCCGCGGCGTACGCGTCGAGACCGTCGGCCGGGCCGAGCCGTCGTACGACGCCCAGATGAAGGCCCGTGTCCACCGCCGCCTGTCCATGCCGACGGCCGGCTACGACGGCCGCTGACACCCCGTCCGAACCGACCCCGAACCGACCCCGAACCGACCCCGAACCGACCCCGAACCGAACCGATCCGGACCGACCTCGCCGGTATGACAAGGTGGCGGGCGGCCTGCCGGACCGACGAGGCGAGACGAGGTCCTCCCGGCAGAGGCGGCAGTCAGAAGTCAGATCGGGCGGAGCATCGCCGTATGGGCGGTCTCCCCCCTCACCATGCTGGTCCTCGCCGCGCTCCTGCCCGACTTCCGGCTCCAGTCCGCCGACGGCGACAGCGCCACCCGAATCGCCATCACCGCGGCCTGCGGCGCCGGCGCCTTCGGTGTGCTGTCGGCCGTGGTCCGGCCGCTCCTGGTCCGGCTCCTGCTGCTCGTCCCGGCCTTCGTGCTCGGCCTGCTGGTCTTCTTCCTCAACGGCTCCCTTCTGCTGCTCGCCCTGCGCATCAACCCCTCCGGCCGCGGCGCAGCCGCCCCCGAGACCGCCGTCATCGTGGCCGCGGTGATGTCCGCCGCCGCGGCCACCGGCGCGGGCCTCGCCGTACGCGACGACGAGACCTACTGGCGCCGGCCGCACCGTCTCGCCGCCCGCTGCCGCAGATCCGACCCGCCCAGACCGTCATCGCCGCAGGCGACGACGGCAACCCCGTGCTGCCCTCGTGGTTCCTGGTCGAGGCCGCCCGGGACATGCCCCGCCTGGTGGAGGCCCGGCGGTGAGCCGTACCCCGCAGAAGAAGAAACGCGACCTCGCCGGGGAGGCGTTCGCGGAGGGGATGCGGCTGCTGCGGGCCAACCCGGCGCTCGCCGCTGTCGAGTTCGGCGTCTGCCGCAGCGAGAACTGCGCCCTCGCCCCGCAGGGCGGCCTCCTCGTCGTCGACTCCGACGCCACCGCGCACGTCCACCCCGGCCGGCTCGCCGACCCCGGCGCCTGGGCCTGGGCCCTCGCGCACGCCGCCCTCCACCTCGGTTTCGGGCACGTCCCGGCCGCCAAGGGGCGGCGCGAGCAGCCCGACCGGTACGACCTCGCCGCCCGCTGCGTCGTCGTCAACCGTTTCCTGCTCGGATTCCCCGTCGGCACCACCCCCGACGACCTGCCCATGAGCTATCCCGACGGGGACGAGGAGCGGCTCGCCGCGCGCTGGCGGGCCCACGGCCTGCCGCCCGCCTACGAGCGCTGCGGCACCGCGGGCGGCGCACCCGACCAGATCCTCACCGCATGGCCGGCCTGGCAGGGCCCGGTCCCGGACCGGCAGCTGGCCTTCGCCACCGCGCTGACCCGCACCGTGTCCGCCGCGATGGACATGGCCGGCGGCCGCCGCGACTCCCTGGACGGTGAGCGGCTCCCGCGGCGCCCCTGGGAGCGGGCCCTCGGCTGGTTCGTCTCCTCCTACCCGCTGCTCGGCGGCATCGCCGCAGGCATCAAGCTGGTCGCCGACGCCGAACTCGCCCGCGCCCACGGCATCGCGATCGCCGCGTCGACTCGGCGGCCGGCGAGGTCTACATCAACCCGCTGCGTACCTTCGATAACGAGGAGTGGCGGTTCATCCTCGCCCACGAGATGCTGCACGCCGCCCTGCGCCACGGCGACCGCTGCGGCCCCCGCGACCCCTACCTGTTCAACGTCGCCTGCGACTACGTGATCAACGGCTGGCTCGTCGAGATGCAGGTCGGCACCATGCCGGAAGGCCTGCTGCACGACCCGCAGCTGACCGGCCTGTCCGCCGAGGAGATCCACGACCGCCTCGCCGGCGACCCGCGCCGCATCCGGCGCCTGGCCACCCTGCGCGGCAAGGGCGCCGACGACGTCCTCGGCGCCCCGCTCGCCCCGCCCGGCGACCACGTCGACCTGGACGAGTTCTACCGGCGCGGCCTCAGCC
The genomic region above belongs to Streptomyces sp. CG1 and contains:
- a CDS encoding MBL fold metallo-hydrolase, whose amino-acid sequence is MTQQTHEPEAHEPETYEPATYEPETYEPETYESETYEPGSATTTTTATTTSTATTTATATSATAAPTRITLAPAPSAPPFPPLAEPRPLGEHRVWPRTFHDRLTAPLPGLKALARFAREGAVRPGPEGLAGIPRLPCAPAPLPRVDPRTLAVTWAGHASWVVRIGGLTVLTDPVWSRRILGTPARITPVGVPWDTLPRIDAVVISHNHYDHLDAPTLRRLPRDTPVFAPAGLGRWFRRRRFTHVTELDWWEGAELHPRGGAAGAPAEGGGGRRAGVRFDFVPAHHWSKRTLTDTCHSLWGGWVLTDADGQRLYFAGDTGYGHWFSRIGRRYPGIDLALMPIGAYDPRWWLSDVHCDPEEAVQATLDVGARRMAPMHWGTFILSAEPVLEPLTRVRAAWEKAGLEGEDLLDLPVGASRVLERIP
- a CDS encoding aminotransferase class I/II-fold pyridoxal phosphate-dependent enzyme; this translates as MRRTDPEGHGPVRYGPPLPDDGLPVLPDLTAVLSAAASRGGAQPVGGAPALLEAACGYWTRRGLPTVPDHVAAGPGAPALLLAVTAALAGDGADVLVPRPCAAWWAPYARLLGRPVFHVPTPAESGGVPDPYALLETVRRVRAEGGEPRLLVLSVADDPTATVAPPELLHETVEAATAEGLHLVSDETWRDTLHHPHDTVLLSPAEMRPDQVTVVTDLAGSLLPPGWPAAVARFPATDPGRHLHARVLDILTALGARIAAPVAAAAGYALDEPPPLTERREAAVRLHARVAAAAHAAVVAAGGLVRPPQAGRHLYADLGPLREPLAAQGVGDAQELEDLLTARLGMPAPGGHRFGDDLGALRVRLATGPLLGATDEERAECLTSPAPLELPHVQGALTSLTSVLDDLRDDAQRWEPPR